One Deltaproteobacteria bacterium genomic window carries:
- a CDS encoding FixH family protein gives MKSILNTLALFSALLIGGTAAAHGGHHPPALAGHLSFKQNTLHIHASFPNDPVVNKDSLLVLEAKVASTHKETELTDNVDVVLWMPSMGHGSAPTQVERAVDANGNILTGVFNVRNVFFIMGGEWEVRVTLTDAQGARETKSFKVTLAGAGHGPH, from the coding sequence ATGAAATCGATTTTGAATACACTAGCTCTTTTTTCGGCGCTATTGATTGGCGGAACTGCTGCTGCTCACGGCGGCCATCACCCGCCTGCATTGGCCGGGCATTTGTCGTTTAAACAAAACACCCTGCACATTCACGCAAGCTTTCCCAATGATCCAGTCGTCAATAAGGATTCGCTTCTTGTTCTAGAAGCAAAGGTTGCAAGCACACATAAAGAGACTGAACTGACTGATAATGTGGACGTCGTACTTTGGATGCCAAGCATGGGACACGGCTCGGCGCCAACCCAAGTTGAGCGGGCGGTCGATGCCAACGGCAACATACTGACAGGTGTGTTCAATGTTAGAAATGTGTTTTTCATCATGGGTGGCGAGTGGGAAGTTCGTGTCACATTGACCGACGCACAAGGAGCTCGGGAAACAAAAAGCTTCAAAGTGACACTCGCAGGCGCTG